The Bacillus sp. Y1 genome has a window encoding:
- a CDS encoding LTA synthase family protein — translation MLNKKLTHVQFYIVAIILLWIKTYGAYRFEFNLDLDNGIQKFLLFINPISSAILFLGLALFFKGKRSLKMLVTFNFLLTFLLFANIVYYRFFSDFITLPTLTQTGNASDLGGSILALLRPTDSLYFIDTLILLTLLLTKRVTPMVGKLKRRQLALVFLTGLGFFAVNLGLAETDRPQLLTRTFDRNYIVKYLGMYNFTIYDAIQSTGVSAQRAMADTDDITEVQNFTRALYAEPNPELFGVAKGKNVIYIHLESVQNFLIDYQLNGQEVTPFMNSLTRDSNTFYFDNFFHQTGQGKTADAEFMLENSLYGLPQGSAFSTRGRNTYQAAPAILGQQGYTSAVFHGNNRTFWNRDEIYKRLGFDKFYDLSYYNAKEEDVLNYGLKDKPFFQESVSLLESVPQPFYAKFITLSNHFPYPMDQEEATIEKHTTGDTSVDNYFQTARYLDEALSEFFTYLKESGLYENSMIVMYGDHYGISENHNKAMSIVLDKEVNEFESAQLQRVPLFIHIPGVEGGTMHQYGGQIDLMPTVLHLLGVSTKEYVQIGTDLFSPQHDAVVPFRNGNFISESVTYIDGRLYNTATGERIEETEEITRMKEQTEEKLRTSDVIVNKDLLRFYTPDGFTPVNPDDYDYTNKAETKTETEVETDENEQTEVPANEEISE, via the coding sequence ATGCTTAACAAAAAATTAACACATGTACAATTTTATATTGTGGCAATTATTCTTTTGTGGATTAAAACATACGGAGCATATCGATTTGAATTTAACTTGGATCTTGATAATGGAATACAGAAGTTTTTGTTATTTATAAACCCAATTAGTTCTGCAATTCTCTTTCTAGGACTTGCATTATTTTTCAAGGGGAAAAGATCACTAAAGATGCTAGTGACTTTTAATTTCCTTCTTACTTTCTTATTGTTTGCTAACATTGTGTATTACCGCTTTTTCTCTGATTTTATAACGTTGCCAACATTAACTCAAACAGGTAACGCATCGGATCTTGGAGGAAGTATTTTAGCGTTACTTCGACCAACTGATTCATTGTATTTCATAGACACATTGATTTTGCTTACACTGTTACTAACTAAGCGAGTAACACCGATGGTTGGAAAATTAAAAAGACGACAACTTGCTCTAGTTTTTCTTACTGGTCTTGGTTTCTTCGCAGTCAATCTTGGACTTGCTGAGACAGATCGTCCACAGTTATTAACAAGAACATTTGACCGTAACTATATCGTTAAATATTTAGGTATGTACAACTTTACCATCTATGACGCGATTCAAAGCACAGGTGTATCTGCTCAACGTGCAATGGCAGACACAGACGATATTACTGAAGTACAAAACTTCACAAGAGCGTTATACGCTGAGCCAAACCCAGAATTATTTGGTGTAGCAAAAGGGAAGAACGTGATCTACATTCACTTAGAGTCTGTTCAAAATTTCTTAATTGACTACCAATTAAACGGACAAGAAGTAACTCCGTTTATGAATTCTTTAACGAGAGATTCCAATACGTTTTATTTTGATAATTTCTTCCATCAGACTGGGCAAGGGAAAACTGCTGATGCTGAATTCATGTTAGAAAACTCATTATATGGATTACCACAAGGGTCTGCTTTCTCAACTAGAGGACGTAACACGTACCAAGCAGCACCTGCCATTCTTGGACAACAAGGTTACACATCAGCGGTGTTCCATGGTAACAATCGTACGTTCTGGAACCGCGATGAAATTTATAAGCGACTTGGCTTCGATAAGTTTTATGATTTAAGCTATTACAATGCAAAAGAAGAAGATGTCCTTAACTACGGCCTTAAAGATAAACCGTTCTTCCAGGAATCTGTTTCATTACTAGAGTCAGTACCACAGCCTTTCTATGCTAAATTTATTACTTTATCGAACCACTTCCCATATCCAATGGACCAAGAGGAAGCAACAATCGAAAAGCATACAACTGGAGACACTTCGGTTGATAACTATTTCCAAACAGCACGTTATTTAGATGAAGCTTTAAGTGAATTCTTTACGTACCTGAAGGAAAGTGGTTTATATGAAAATTCAATGATCGTTATGTACGGTGACCATTATGGTATTTCAGAAAACCATAATAAAGCCATGTCGATTGTGCTTGATAAAGAGGTAAATGAATTTGAAAGTGCACAACTTCAAAGAGTACCACTTTTCATACACATTCCAGGTGTTGAAGGTGGAACGATGCATCAATACGGTGGTCAAATCGACTTAATGCCAACTGTTCTACATCTACTTGGTGTAAGCACGAAGGAATATGTACAGATTGGTACTGATTTATTTTCACCACAGCATGATGCCGTTGTACCATTCCGTAACGGAAACTTCATTAGTGAATCTGTTACTTATATCGATGGTAGACTCTACAATACAGCAACTGGAGAGCGCATAGAGGAAACAGAAGAGATCACTCGCATGAAGGAGCAAACAGAAGAAAAGCTCCGTACATCTGACGTGATTGTAAATAAAGACTTGCTTCGTTTCTATACACCAGATGGTTTTACACCGGTAAATCCCGATGATTATGACTATACAAACAAGGCTGAGACAAAAACAGAAACTGAAGTAGAAACCGATGAAAATGAACAAACTGAAGTACCAGCCAATGAAGAGATAAGCGAATAA
- the nirD gene encoding nitrite reductase small subunit NirD produces MPQTLTKVDVGNYQTLAHQAGKVIRLGEKEIVLFKLSTGEVKAVENKSPHPKGGTLAAGLVSGSYVYCPLYDWKISLNDGKVQAPDEGQVKTYEVEVEDNRILLLI; encoded by the coding sequence ATGCCACAAACATTAACAAAGGTTGATGTCGGAAATTATCAAACATTAGCACATCAAGCAGGAAAAGTGATCCGACTTGGCGAAAAAGAAATAGTCCTATTTAAATTATCAACTGGAGAGGTAAAAGCGGTTGAGAACAAAAGTCCACATCCAAAGGGAGGCACATTAGCAGCTGGCTTAGTTAGTGGAAGCTATGTATACTGTCCACTTTATGATTGGAAAATCTCTTTGAATGATGGTAAGGTGCAAGCACCAGACGAAGGACAAGTAAAAACGTATGAAGTAGAAGTAGAGGATAATCGCATTTTATTACTAATATAA
- the nirB gene encoding nitrite reductase large subunit NirB has translation MEKRHLVLIGNGMAGVRVIEEILKLTPDAFHITIFGNEPYPNYNRIQLSNVLQGKTTVDDIFLNEWEWYRENNITLYTNEAVAKINPQLKTVVSSTGRIVAYDELIIATGSSSFILPVPGADKQGVTGFRDIQDCENMMEVARTHKKAVVIGGGLLGLEAARGLIDLGMDVHVVHLMPHLMERQLDETAATMLKEELEAQGMKFLFEKQTSEILGDDRVTGLRFSDGTEIETDLVVMAVGIKPNTQLAKDAGINVNRGIVVNDFMETNTPNVYAVGECAEHREITYGMVAPLYEQGKVLAQRILCLEVAPYEGSVTGTQLKVSDVDLYSAGEIIDDKSTKAIKVHNEFEGIYKKILVRDNRVVGIVLYGDTKDSTKLFRMLVDKEDVSGKTSASILDSGCCGGGQADMSVDSMPDTEIVCGCNGVSKGTIVEAIQTKGLTTVDQVSSCTNAGRSCGRCKGLVGEILAYTLGDSFDATKANKKTLCGCTTLSRDEVVAEIKEKGMMSTKEVMNVLGWNNEEGCSKCRPALNYYLGMLHPEEYLDDRDSRLVNEKMHANIQKDGTYSVVPRMYGGVTNAEDLKKIAEVTEKYNIPLVKLTGGQRIALLGVKKEDLTNVWEDLGMPSGYAYGKTLRTVKTCVGSQFCRYGTQDTMQLGIDLEKKFERLDTPHKFKMGVSGCPRNCAEAGIKDMGIVGIDGGFELYVGGNGGTDLRAGDLLFTLKTEEEVMEMISAYIQYYRETANYLERTSTWIERVGLDHVKEVLQDAEVRKELTAKLDRSLTRYTEPWNEALKNQQIREKYYKTEEIPEVLV, from the coding sequence ATGGAAAAACGACATTTAGTTCTTATTGGTAACGGGATGGCAGGAGTAAGAGTAATAGAGGAAATTCTAAAACTAACACCCGATGCTTTTCATATAACAATCTTTGGAAACGAACCATATCCAAACTACAATCGAATTCAGTTATCAAATGTATTGCAAGGGAAAACAACGGTAGATGACATTTTTCTAAATGAATGGGAATGGTACCGTGAAAATAATATCACTTTATATACAAATGAAGCAGTTGCAAAAATCAATCCACAATTAAAGACAGTCGTTTCTTCAACGGGAAGAATCGTTGCTTACGATGAACTTATTATTGCAACAGGATCAAGCTCATTCATCCTACCGGTACCAGGTGCTGATAAACAAGGCGTAACAGGCTTCCGTGATATCCAAGATTGTGAAAATATGATGGAAGTAGCTCGTACTCATAAAAAAGCAGTAGTCATCGGTGGTGGCCTTCTTGGTCTAGAAGCTGCAAGAGGTTTAATTGACCTTGGTATGGACGTACATGTGGTTCATTTGATGCCACACCTAATGGAAAGACAGCTAGATGAGACAGCTGCAACGATGCTGAAAGAAGAACTTGAAGCTCAAGGAATGAAGTTCTTATTCGAAAAACAAACGAGTGAAATTCTTGGAGATGACCGCGTAACAGGTCTTCGATTTAGCGATGGAACAGAAATCGAAACAGATCTAGTCGTTATGGCGGTTGGAATTAAACCAAATACACAGCTTGCAAAAGATGCTGGTATTAACGTAAACCGTGGGATTGTCGTAAATGACTTTATGGAAACAAATACACCTAATGTATATGCGGTTGGGGAATGTGCAGAACATAGAGAGATCACGTATGGAATGGTCGCCCCACTGTATGAACAAGGGAAGGTTTTAGCACAGAGAATACTCTGTTTAGAGGTTGCACCGTATGAGGGATCGGTTACAGGGACCCAACTAAAGGTATCTGATGTTGATCTGTATTCTGCGGGTGAAATTATTGATGATAAATCAACAAAAGCAATCAAAGTTCACAATGAATTTGAAGGCATCTATAAAAAGATACTAGTAAGAGACAATCGAGTGGTAGGGATTGTTCTATACGGTGACACAAAGGATAGCACAAAATTGTTCCGCATGCTTGTTGATAAAGAAGATGTAAGTGGTAAAACAAGCGCAAGCATCTTAGACTCTGGATGCTGTGGCGGGGGTCAAGCAGACATGAGCGTTGACTCTATGCCAGATACGGAGATTGTGTGTGGATGTAACGGTGTATCAAAAGGAACCATCGTGGAAGCCATTCAAACAAAAGGACTTACAACAGTTGATCAAGTATCTAGCTGTACAAACGCCGGACGTTCTTGCGGTCGTTGTAAAGGCCTTGTTGGTGAAATTCTTGCTTACACATTGGGTGATTCTTTTGATGCAACAAAAGCTAATAAAAAGACTCTCTGTGGCTGTACAACATTAAGTCGTGACGAGGTTGTTGCTGAAATTAAAGAAAAAGGCATGATGAGTACAAAAGAAGTCATGAATGTTCTCGGCTGGAACAACGAGGAAGGCTGCAGCAAATGTCGTCCTGCTCTTAACTACTATTTAGGTATGCTGCATCCTGAAGAATACCTTGATGATCGCGACTCTCGACTGGTTAACGAAAAAATGCACGCAAACATTCAAAAGGACGGCACATACTCTGTTGTTCCAAGAATGTACGGTGGTGTAACGAATGCTGAGGACTTAAAGAAAATTGCTGAGGTAACTGAGAAGTACAATATACCGCTTGTAAAGCTAACGGGTGGACAGCGTATCGCATTACTTGGTGTAAAAAAGGAAGATCTGACAAATGTTTGGGAAGACCTTGGAATGCCGTCTGGTTATGCCTACGGAAAAACATTACGTACGGTAAAAACATGTGTGGGATCTCAATTCTGCCGTTATGGTACACAAGATACAATGCAACTAGGAATCGACCTTGAGAAGAAATTTGAACGTCTAGACACTCCTCATAAATTTAAGATGGGAGTATCTGGCTGTCCACGAAACTGTGCAGAAGCAGGAATTAAAGATATGGGGATAGTCGGAATCGATGGCGGATTTGAATTGTATGTAGGCGGCAACGGAGGAACCGATCTTCGTGCCGGTGACCTTCTCTTCACGTTAAAGACTGAAGAAGAAGTAATGGAAATGATTAGTGCTTATATTCAATACTACCGTGAAACTGCGAATTACCTAGAGCGTACATCTACTTGGATTGAACGTGTGGGGCTAGATCATGTAAAAGAAGTATTGCAGGATGCTGAAGTAAGAAAAGAATTAACGGCAAAACTTGATCGTTCCCTAACTAGATACACAGAGCCTTGGAATGAAGCATTGAAAAATCAACAAATTCGTGAAAAATACTACAAAACAGAGGAAATTCCAGAAGTTTTAGTCTAA
- a CDS encoding tetratricopeptide repeat protein, whose protein sequence is MTSENLFVQKKYYQTLIEQETDFPVRSLGEAYYKEQQKDVPDLTPIRFAQGELYFLYKDFESAIFKWESIQNELAPWAKKNIADAYLELEQYSTAEEIYKRVSTESIVLHTEVSLQLFRLYVKDGRTHESTSIISEIINNHPDYPGVTELARLFFEEIEDWANAMNLAMKEFMRTNSPEWIDVIKRYCDEKRTTIFKPEEYTPFLSYLLSLDRIRFEKIVFKLWENYEEQSELLDWVSELNSLLLQSELPEQLSWKLLSQQYLKTFQLFLNGKYSLNEIQEIIPLLLKNWMRFADSNHFIFTACAALAWNEVFPGTINEDTVTEANHALSTSASNGLIDVHQTKQLFSSIVTWAEEEDLPVSNKLKWIMGNLQNKQSTITLFTGTSKLQTTILSDVLGHEQVNQLSSKLALYSYLPESELVEVNSVESKQVSSPTEIGSTDHYIHSKGPYELLKAANTSLMSIPPYRGTVQERSSLSVNLHMADSIIYVLNEENPLNDMELNVIKQMNQQANDHTFIFILPIPNAVEEETGVSYYLETIRKNLNPIFPNTNIYPYTSSQAVDWSDILTDINSEQANEKRTRKELYFIKETLHYLLAKRADKEEKLIDVIQWNKEMLAKVSGASMQLGDLEQEVGERLKSNYVTILQELSTEVEADIPNVLKTTAESITDQSNLATIHLQLNEEMNRRMEEYLQNTTLPKLYSSLQKWIGLTKEELQQIRAYLDEMATSFNGLYGIEKFQFPVDDQLLHDWRRDTGRLTSGVQLEHINIMLKHNPTQLLLKGAGKLFAGIGQNKAMLQQKYKRYVETEDYSEVAKQVSKQFFAPYHFFAMAIQRDLESFFQKPKDELTHTAEDLVEKISQYEQSLTKLQQNPTAFEDPIKLFTVRYKQYEFLFTGLPKVKQEV, encoded by the coding sequence ATGACATCAGAGAATCTATTCGTTCAGAAAAAATATTATCAAACCCTAATTGAACAAGAAACGGATTTCCCCGTACGTTCGCTTGGGGAAGCTTATTATAAGGAGCAACAAAAGGACGTACCTGACTTAACACCCATTCGATTCGCCCAAGGGGAACTGTATTTCCTATACAAAGACTTTGAATCAGCGATCTTTAAATGGGAAAGCATTCAAAATGAATTAGCACCATGGGCCAAAAAGAATATCGCTGATGCTTACTTGGAGTTAGAGCAATACTCAACTGCAGAGGAAATCTATAAAAGAGTAAGTACCGAGTCCATCGTACTTCATACAGAAGTCTCGTTACAGCTATTTAGACTATACGTAAAAGACGGTCGTACCCATGAATCAACGTCTATTATTAGCGAAATCATTAACAACCATCCCGACTATCCAGGAGTAACTGAACTTGCCCGTCTCTTCTTTGAAGAAATAGAAGATTGGGCTAACGCAATGAATCTTGCCATGAAAGAATTTATGCGTACCAACTCTCCTGAATGGATCGATGTCATTAAAAGATATTGCGATGAAAAACGGACCACAATTTTCAAACCTGAAGAGTACACGCCATTTTTATCGTACTTGTTAAGCCTTGATCGCATTCGATTCGAAAAAATTGTTTTTAAGCTGTGGGAAAATTACGAAGAACAATCAGAGCTACTCGATTGGGTAAGCGAGCTTAATTCATTACTGCTACAATCTGAGCTCCCTGAACAGTTATCATGGAAGCTGTTATCTCAGCAATACTTAAAAACATTTCAGCTATTTTTAAATGGAAAGTATTCCTTGAACGAGATTCAAGAAATCATTCCATTACTGCTGAAAAATTGGATGCGTTTCGCAGATTCAAATCATTTTATCTTTACTGCATGTGCAGCACTTGCATGGAATGAAGTTTTCCCTGGAACGATCAATGAAGACACCGTTACGGAAGCAAACCATGCATTATCCACTTCAGCTTCAAATGGACTAATTGATGTGCACCAGACAAAACAATTGTTCTCTAGTATCGTTACTTGGGCTGAAGAAGAAGATCTTCCGGTAAGTAATAAGCTGAAATGGATCATGGGGAATTTACAAAATAAGCAAAGCACCATTACATTGTTTACAGGAACAAGCAAGCTACAAACAACGATCTTAAGTGATGTGCTTGGACATGAACAAGTAAACCAATTGTCTTCCAAATTAGCGTTGTATAGCTACTTGCCTGAGTCTGAATTAGTTGAAGTGAACTCTGTGGAATCCAAACAAGTAAGCAGTCCTACGGAAATTGGGTCAACCGATCATTACATCCACTCTAAAGGACCTTATGAACTGTTAAAAGCAGCAAACACCTCATTAATGTCCATACCACCGTATCGTGGAACGGTTCAAGAAAGAAGTTCTCTTTCCGTTAACTTACACATGGCTGATAGCATTATTTATGTTTTAAATGAGGAAAATCCCTTAAACGATATGGAATTGAATGTGATAAAGCAAATGAACCAGCAAGCTAACGATCATACGTTCATTTTTATCCTTCCGATCCCAAATGCGGTAGAAGAAGAGACTGGCGTTTCTTATTATTTGGAAACCATAAGGAAAAACCTGAATCCTATCTTCCCGAATACTAACATTTACCCATACACGTCTTCTCAGGCTGTGGACTGGAGTGACATTTTAACCGATATTAACAGCGAACAAGCCAACGAAAAAAGAACAAGAAAAGAGCTTTACTTTATTAAAGAAACACTTCACTATCTGTTAGCTAAACGGGCTGATAAAGAAGAAAAATTAATCGATGTAATTCAATGGAACAAAGAAATGTTAGCTAAGGTTAGTGGAGCTTCCATGCAGCTTGGTGATTTAGAACAGGAAGTCGGAGAAAGACTGAAGAGCAATTATGTTACGATCCTGCAGGAACTTTCTACAGAAGTAGAAGCAGACATACCTAATGTACTAAAGACAACAGCTGAATCTATTACGGATCAAAGCAACCTTGCCACTATCCATCTTCAATTAAACGAGGAAATGAACAGGCGCATGGAGGAATATTTACAAAACACCACCCTTCCAAAACTCTACTCCTCGCTTCAAAAATGGATTGGTCTTACGAAAGAGGAACTTCAGCAGATTCGCGCTTATTTAGACGAAATGGCTACAAGTTTTAATGGCTTATACGGAATTGAAAAATTTCAATTTCCAGTAGATGATCAATTACTTCATGATTGGAGAAGAGACACTGGGCGGTTGACAAGTGGTGTTCAATTAGAACACATCAACATTATGTTAAAACATAATCCAACACAATTACTACTAAAGGGCGCAGGTAAGCTATTCGCTGGTATCGGTCAAAATAAAGCCATGCTGCAGCAAAAATACAAGCGCTATGTGGAAACGGAAGATTATTCAGAAGTAGCAAAACAAGTAAGTAAACAGTTTTTTGCTCCTTATCATTTTTTTGCTATGGCAATACAAAGGGATTTAGAATCGTTTTTTCAAAAGCCAAAGGATGAGTTAACACATACGGCAGAAGACTTAGTAGAAAAGATCAGTCAGTATGAGCAATCTTTAACAAAGCTTCAGCAAAATCCAACAGCTTTTGAGGATCCAATTAAGCTATTCACGGTCCGTTATAAGCAATATGAATTCCTGTTTACTGGACTTCCTAAAGTCAAACAAGAAGTATAA
- the cobA gene encoding uroporphyrinogen-III C-methyltransferase: MTTGKAFLVGAGPGDIGLITVKGLEAIQRAEVILYDRLANPKLLDFASPNCEFIYCGKLPDRHTLRQEKINDLLVEKTAAGKIVVRLKGGDPGVFGRVGEEAEALAQNGLSFEMIPGITSGIAAPLYAGIPVTHREYGESFAIVTAHDKSKDGKSALNWEGLAKGIDTIAFYMGVGNLSHICTNLLSHGKPASTPVTLIQWGTFGRQKTLEGTLETIVQRVEEAKFTNPAITLVGNIASLREKISWFDKKPLFGRQILLPRTGISTSNLAKALEEQGADVIEFPKWKRVKITPDHLILSKLSMYSSIIFTSPESVDEFFQILMEEKIDIRSIQADLYGLSRKSVNQLLNKGLLANPIEKLRKGGTILLIGNSNNIEETSQNVLNFGNFDTFTTSISEVDESYLPIFKRMLDDSKLNTVIFPSSASVPILIKALEKTDFLTIDMVKELEIYCLGNQTMDALLAHNIQGAEQTKEATIPSLVCTLVNKSDS; this comes from the coding sequence ATGACAACAGGAAAAGCATTTTTAGTTGGAGCAGGACCAGGGGATATTGGTCTCATTACAGTAAAAGGTCTAGAAGCCATTCAAAGAGCGGAGGTTATTCTATATGACCGGCTTGCAAACCCAAAGCTTCTGGATTTTGCATCTCCAAATTGTGAGTTTATCTACTGTGGAAAGCTCCCTGATCGTCATACCCTCAGGCAGGAAAAAATAAATGATCTTCTTGTAGAGAAAACAGCTGCAGGAAAAATCGTCGTTCGTTTAAAGGGAGGAGACCCTGGAGTATTCGGACGAGTAGGAGAAGAAGCAGAGGCATTAGCTCAAAATGGGCTTTCGTTTGAAATGATTCCAGGAATTACTTCCGGAATTGCTGCGCCTCTTTATGCCGGTATTCCAGTAACCCACCGAGAATATGGTGAATCGTTTGCCATTGTTACTGCTCATGATAAATCAAAAGATGGAAAATCCGCACTCAATTGGGAAGGCCTTGCAAAAGGAATCGATACGATTGCTTTTTACATGGGAGTAGGCAATCTTTCGCATATATGTACGAATTTACTCTCACATGGCAAACCAGCTTCAACACCAGTCACGCTCATACAGTGGGGAACATTTGGCCGTCAAAAAACACTGGAAGGTACACTTGAAACGATCGTTCAGCGTGTAGAGGAAGCAAAGTTTACGAATCCAGCCATCACACTTGTAGGAAATATCGCTTCTCTTAGAGAAAAAATCAGCTGGTTTGATAAAAAACCATTATTTGGTCGCCAGATATTGCTTCCACGTACAGGGATAAGCACAAGCAATCTAGCAAAGGCATTAGAAGAACAAGGGGCTGACGTGATTGAATTCCCTAAATGGAAACGCGTAAAAATCACTCCAGATCACCTCATTTTATCAAAGCTTTCTATGTATTCTTCCATCATATTTACGTCTCCTGAGAGTGTTGACGAATTCTTTCAAATATTGATGGAAGAGAAAATAGATATTCGCTCAATTCAAGCTGATTTGTACGGCTTGTCGAGGAAATCAGTAAATCAACTGTTGAATAAAGGACTTCTCGCTAATCCAATTGAGAAATTAAGAAAAGGAGGGACTATCCTCCTTATTGGAAATAGTAATAATATAGAAGAAACTAGTCAAAACGTCTTGAATTTTGGGAATTTTGATACCTTTACAACCTCAATATCAGAAGTAGATGAAAGCTATCTTCCTATTTTTAAGCGTATGCTTGACGACTCTAAGCTTAATACAGTAATCTTTCCGAGTTCCGCTTCTGTACCAATATTGATAAAAGCACTTGAAAAAACTGATTTTCTAACAATAGATATGGTAAAAGAACTAGAAATATACTGCTTAGGAAATCAAACGATGGATGCGCTTCTAGCACATAATATACAAGGGGCAGAGCAAACAAAAGAAGCAACCATCCCATCCCTTGTATGTACTTTAGTTAATAAGTCTGATTCCTAA
- a CDS encoding M20 family metallo-hydrolase, whose translation MTLQTLSINKERLGKRIHELAEIGKISDTGVCRLALSKEDKQAVDTVKRWMEDAGLAARIDHFGNLIGRLEGKNPDAPILMVGSHIDSQPYGGRFDGVIGVLGALEVVQTMIEKNIVPDTPIEVVAFCDEEGCRFNKGLFGVRGILGKLEEGELERKDKNGVTRREALIEFGCDPTRFKESEYKEGRIGAFLELHIEQGPILEAKGVPVGIVTGISGPLWLSVELEGFAGHAGSVPMSMRQDALVGAAKVIVALYELASQDPSAPTVGTVGSLQVFPDSRNIIPEKVTFTVDLRDIDINRRQVLEAKLRNQFKEITETHGLRCTISEDTNSEPRYCSERLMNIMRQQSEVIGLNPIELMSGPFHDSLSMSYACEYGMIFVRCKDGISHNPKEFSTIEDISLGTELLYRTVTNYKG comes from the coding sequence ATGACGTTACAAACACTCTCCATCAATAAGGAGCGACTAGGAAAAAGAATACATGAGCTTGCGGAGATAGGAAAGATTTCCGATACAGGTGTTTGTCGCTTAGCTCTTTCGAAGGAAGATAAGCAAGCTGTTGACACCGTTAAAAGGTGGATGGAGGATGCTGGATTAGCTGCACGAATTGACCATTTTGGAAACTTAATTGGCAGACTAGAAGGAAAGAATCCTGATGCACCTATTTTAATGGTTGGCTCACATATCGACTCGCAGCCATATGGAGGAAGATTTGATGGAGTAATTGGTGTATTAGGTGCGCTAGAAGTTGTCCAAACGATGATAGAAAAAAATATAGTCCCTGATACTCCCATCGAAGTAGTTGCGTTTTGTGATGAGGAAGGTTGTCGATTTAACAAAGGTCTATTTGGGGTCAGAGGAATTCTTGGCAAGCTAGAAGAAGGAGAGCTTGAGAGGAAGGACAAAAATGGAGTAACAAGAAGAGAGGCACTAATCGAGTTTGGCTGTGATCCAACTAGATTTAAGGAATCAGAGTATAAAGAAGGAAGAATTGGAGCCTTCTTAGAGCTTCATATTGAACAGGGTCCTATTTTAGAAGCAAAGGGGGTTCCTGTTGGAATTGTGACGGGTATATCTGGCCCACTTTGGCTTTCTGTTGAGTTAGAAGGATTTGCCGGTCATGCTGGGTCCGTTCCGATGTCGATGCGACAAGACGCATTAGTTGGTGCTGCTAAAGTAATTGTCGCACTATACGAGCTGGCCAGTCAGGACCCAAGTGCGCCAACTGTTGGAACTGTCGGGAGTCTACAGGTTTTCCCTGACTCTCGCAATATTATCCCTGAGAAAGTAACCTTTACCGTCGATTTACGAGATATTGATATTAATAGAAGACAAGTGCTTGAAGCAAAACTAAGAAATCAATTCAAGGAAATAACGGAAACACATGGTTTACGTTGTACCATTTCCGAAGATACCAATAGCGAACCAAGGTATTGCTCTGAAAGATTAATGAATATCATGAGGCAACAAAGTGAAGTGATCGGTCTTAATCCGATTGAACTGATGAGTGGTCCTTTTCACGATTCTCTTTCCATGTCTTATGCATGCGAATACGGCATGATTTTTGTGAGATGCAAGGACGGTATCAGTCACAATCCAAAGGAATTTTCAACGATCGAAGATATTTCACTCGGAACCGAGTTACTCTACCGCACCGTCACCAACTACAAAGGGTGA
- a CDS encoding precorrin-2 dehydrogenase/sirohydrochlorin ferrochelatase family protein, with the protein MENLYPVFLNLKHKKVYVIGGGQIAARKLEGLLQSEAVITIISPTIIESILTYVNNGSVHWIQKDFELSDIEDAFYIISATNDPYVSRELQKGISPNQLVNFADDHSSSNVIVPSVVRRGRLAIAVTTSGASPSLSKKIKNELEDRYGEEYEDYIEFLMEKRTYIQERLKDVGKRKKLLSLLVEDPIFRTEEREKRFQKIYKNMINNCE; encoded by the coding sequence ATGGAGAACTTATATCCTGTTTTTTTAAATCTAAAACACAAAAAGGTATACGTAATTGGCGGGGGACAAATTGCTGCTCGTAAACTAGAAGGATTATTGCAATCAGAAGCGGTCATTACCATCATAAGTCCCACTATAATTGAGTCAATTCTTACCTATGTAAACAATGGTTCGGTTCATTGGATTCAGAAGGATTTTGAACTAAGTGATATTGAGGATGCGTTCTACATTATCTCTGCTACCAATGATCCATATGTGAGTAGAGAACTACAGAAAGGGATCAGTCCCAATCAACTCGTAAACTTTGCTGATGATCACTCCTCTTCTAATGTAATCGTACCTTCTGTCGTTAGAAGAGGGAGGCTTGCCATTGCTGTTACGACCTCAGGTGCTAGTCCAAGCTTATCAAAAAAAATTAAAAATGAGCTAGAGGACAGATATGGTGAAGAATATGAAGATTATATAGAGTTCCTGATGGAAAAGCGTACCTATATTCAAGAGCGTTTAAAGGACGTAGGTAAAAGAAAAAAATTGCTCTCATTGCTAGTAGAAGATCCGATATTTCGTACGGAAGAGAGAGAAAAGCGCTTCCAAAAAATTTACAAAAATATGATTAATAATTGTGAGTAA